From Planococcus halocryophilus, the proteins below share one genomic window:
- a CDS encoding type II toxin-antitoxin system PemK/MazF family toxin, whose product MIVKRGDVFFAELSPVVGSEQGGTRPVLVIQNDIGNRFSPTVIIAAITAQIQKAKLPTHVEINAKKYGFERDSVILLEQLRTIDKSRLTDKITQLDDTLMEKVDEALEISVGLVKF is encoded by the coding sequence TTGATTGTAAAACGCGGAGATGTTTTTTTTGCGGAATTATCGCCAGTCGTCGGGTCTGAGCAAGGTGGGACCCGCCCGGTTCTGGTGATTCAAAACGATATAGGGAATCGATTTAGTCCCACCGTCATTATTGCTGCAATAACGGCACAGATTCAAAAAGCTAAATTGCCGACTCATGTAGAAATCAATGCCAAAAAATATGGTTTTGAGCGTGATTCTGTTATTTTGCTTGAACAATTACGAACAATTGATAAGTCGAGATTAACCGACAAAATTACTCAACTTGACGACACATTGATGGAAAAAGTGGATGAAGCATTGGAAATCAGCGTGGGCCTAGTGAAATTTTAA
- a CDS encoding anti-sigma regulatory factor produces the protein MSDESSVEILTEWDIVAARQLGRNVAKELGFGTVDQARITTAISELARNIYLYAGKGRIEIQQLTENGLKGILIIAADSGPGISDIRQVMEDGFTTSGGLGAGLPGVKRLMDDFKIETIVGEGTDIRATKWLR, from the coding sequence ATGAGCGATGAGTCCTCGGTAGAAATTTTAACGGAATGGGATATTGTTGCCGCAAGACAACTCGGACGTAATGTCGCGAAAGAACTTGGTTTTGGCACAGTTGATCAGGCCCGTATTACAACGGCTATAAGCGAGCTTGCTCGCAACATATATTTATATGCTGGCAAAGGCAGAATCGAAATTCAACAATTGACTGAAAATGGTCTTAAAGGTATTTTAATTATTGCAGCAGACAGCGGTCCCGGAATTTCCGATATTCGTCAAGTGATGGAAGATGGATTTACGACTTCAGGTGGATTGGGAGCAGGGCTTCCGGGTGTTAAGAGATTAATGGATGATTTTAAGATTGAAACAATTGTGGGCGAAGGTACAGATATAAGAGCTACGAAGTGGCTTCGTTAG
- the acpS gene encoding holo-ACP synthase — protein sequence MITGIGLDIVEMSRIHRLDTKSPRFRARVLTDYEQTEYNQLTETRKTEFLAGRFAAKEAYSKAKGTGIGRECSFQDIEIRKDTKGKPAIYFQGIETGLVSITHSKEFAAAQVLLQTI from the coding sequence ATGATTACAGGAATTGGGCTGGATATTGTTGAAATGTCACGAATCCACCGATTAGATACCAAATCACCAAGATTTAGAGCACGTGTACTAACTGACTATGAACAAACGGAATACAATCAGTTAACAGAAACAAGAAAAACTGAATTTCTTGCCGGTCGTTTTGCGGCAAAAGAAGCATATTCCAAAGCAAAAGGCACTGGAATTGGCAGGGAATGTTCTTTTCAAGACATCGAAATTAGAAAAGATACTAAAGGAAAACCTGCTATTTACTTCCAAGGGATAGAAACGGGGTTAGTGTCTATTACACATTCGAAAGAATTTGCAGCGGCGCAAGTTCTTTTACAAACAATATAA
- a CDS encoding RsbT co-antagonist protein RsbRA, whose product MNKQMAQYIQGNLTEIISQWQGKMKNEEEELSFRIMPEELLNQTSYEFAELMISNLLENHQAYESRINDFAEKVVRLGWSITFVTKAIGHFAEIVYEDMRKEEMINDGNLADYIEEFSKWITPIRESTIQAYSKTWERTVSLQKIALQELSASLIPVFEKVSVMPLVGTIDTERAKLIMENLLEGVVKHRAEVVLLDITGVPVVDTMVAHHIIQAADAVRLVGAKCMLVGIRPEIAQTIVTLGINLNDFTTTSTLQRGVEQALAWTNRKIVEVED is encoded by the coding sequence ATGAATAAACAGATGGCTCAATATATACAGGGCAATTTAACCGAAATTATTTCGCAGTGGCAAGGGAAAATGAAGAACGAAGAAGAGGAACTTTCTTTTCGGATTATGCCTGAAGAGCTATTGAATCAAACAAGTTACGAATTTGCAGAACTGATGATTTCTAATTTACTAGAAAACCATCAAGCGTATGAAAGTCGTATAAATGATTTCGCTGAAAAAGTTGTTCGCCTCGGATGGTCAATTACATTTGTGACGAAGGCAATTGGACACTTTGCTGAAATCGTTTATGAGGATATGAGAAAAGAAGAAATGATTAATGATGGAAATCTTGCTGATTATATAGAAGAATTTTCAAAGTGGATTACGCCTATTCGAGAGAGCACAATACAAGCTTACTCTAAAACATGGGAACGTACTGTAAGTTTGCAAAAAATTGCGCTACAGGAACTATCTGCATCATTGATTCCAGTATTTGAAAAAGTATCCGTTATGCCTTTAGTTGGGACAATTGATACCGAACGAGCAAAATTGATTATGGAGAATTTGCTTGAAGGTGTCGTAAAGCACCGTGCGGAAGTTGTTTTGCTCGATATAACTGGTGTTCCTGTAGTTGATACTATGGTGGCTCATCACATTATCCAAGCGGCAGATGCTGTACGTTTAGTAGGAGCAAAATGTATGCTTGTCGGAATTCGACCTGAAATTGCTCAAACAATTGTTACGTTAGGCATAAATTTAAATGATTTCACAACAACAAGCACTTTGCAGCGAGGCGTAGAACAGGCGCTAGCTTGGACGAATCGGAAAATTGTGGAGGTTGAAGACTGA
- a CDS encoding STAS domain-containing protein, with translation MNFRIPILKLRDTLIVSIQWELDDQTALQFQEDLLKKLHETSARGVVIDLTSIDFIDSFIAKVLGDVISMSSLMGARVVITGIQPAVAITLIELGIRLEDVMTALDLENGLDKLQLELEA, from the coding sequence ATGAATTTTAGAATTCCAATTTTAAAATTAAGAGATACATTAATTGTTTCGATTCAATGGGAACTTGACGATCAAACAGCTCTTCAATTCCAGGAAGACTTATTGAAAAAACTTCATGAAACAAGTGCGCGAGGTGTCGTAATTGATTTGACATCGATCGATTTTATCGACTCATTTATTGCAAAAGTTCTGGGAGACGTCATCAGCATGTCAAGCTTGATGGGGGCCAGAGTAGTTATTACCGGTATTCAGCCAGCAGTTGCTATCACTTTAATCGAGTTAGGAATTCGACTTGAAGATGTTATGACAGCGCTAGATTTAGAAAATGGTCTGGATAAACTTCAATTGGAATTGGAGGCTTAA
- the alr gene encoding alanine racemase, producing MIENYRPTKAVIDLTAIKSNLTYFQEKVGDADVIAVVKADAYGHGVLEIVKTVIENGVRMLAVATPDEALFLRNHGIDTELLVLGATPSQFIPIAQQHNIIVTAISLDWLSMAAMHVEKNLDALKIHLKVDTGMRRIGVQVNEIDEAFGFIADHDFDFKGIFTHFATADEKDSPLFSQQVNAMNTILDKLDDSSVMVHISNSAAAIMHPDLVCDAVRIGISLYGIAPSPYVGEEMDFELQPALSLETEMIQVKKLKAGEALSYGATYRAEQDEWIATIPIGYADGMLRGLQGQDVLVKGKRVPIVGRICMDQCMVRLSERSLIGEKVQLIGRQGQQRILIDEWAVKLETIPYEIPCILTKRVPRVYVERAELTDFSFQQSNKMLR from the coding sequence ATGATAGAAAATTACCGTCCGACTAAAGCGGTCATTGATTTAACAGCAATTAAAAGTAATTTAACTTATTTTCAAGAAAAAGTCGGTGATGCCGATGTAATTGCAGTGGTAAAAGCAGACGCTTATGGACATGGTGTTCTAGAAATTGTAAAAACAGTTATTGAAAATGGGGTCCGTATGCTCGCGGTAGCGACTCCGGATGAAGCTCTTTTTCTCCGCAATCACGGCATAGATACCGAATTGTTAGTGTTAGGAGCCACTCCTTCGCAGTTTATTCCAATCGCGCAACAGCACAATATTATCGTGACTGCAATCTCGCTTGACTGGTTATCAATGGCAGCGATGCACGTAGAAAAGAATTTAGATGCATTAAAGATTCATTTGAAAGTAGATACCGGGATGAGACGTATCGGGGTCCAAGTAAATGAAATCGATGAGGCTTTTGGTTTTATTGCCGATCATGACTTTGACTTTAAAGGCATCTTTACTCATTTTGCGACTGCAGATGAAAAAGATTCTCCACTTTTCAGTCAGCAAGTAAACGCAATGAATACGATTCTAGATAAGTTAGATGATTCTTCTGTAATGGTCCATATATCGAATAGTGCAGCTGCTATTATGCATCCGGACTTAGTGTGCGATGCAGTGCGTATTGGAATTTCGTTATACGGGATTGCGCCTTCTCCTTATGTAGGTGAGGAAATGGATTTTGAATTACAACCTGCACTTAGTCTTGAAACCGAAATGATTCAAGTAAAAAAACTAAAAGCTGGAGAAGCATTAAGTTACGGAGCTACATATCGCGCTGAACAAGACGAGTGGATTGCGACGATACCAATCGGTTATGCAGATGGCATGTTACGTGGTTTACAAGGTCAAGATGTCTTGGTGAAAGGAAAACGTGTCCCAATCGTTGGTCGGATTTGTATGGACCAATGCATGGTTCGACTATCTGAGAGATCTCTAATTGGAGAAAAAGTTCAGTTGATTGGGCGACAAGGGCAACAACGGATTTTAATTGACGAATGGGCCGTTAAGCTTGAAACAATTCCTTATGAAATTCCTTGTATCTTAACAAAACGAGTGCCGCGTGTGTATGTAGAAAGAGCAGAGCTTACCGATTTTTCTTTTCAGCAGTCTAATAAGATGTTAAGATAG
- a CDS encoding rhomboid family intramembrane serine protease, whose product MFIRTESFKQYLRMYPVVSTLIALNLLVYVLTWLPSLGQWIYFYGVGSNFYIAEGQWWRFFTPMFLHSGVMHLLFNMFSLFLFGPELERLTGKIRFITIYLLAGFFASAATYFLQPLDYSHVGASGAIFGVFGAFGALVYYGGRALPQLKQIILPIIVISIVMTFLTPNINVTAHIAGMITGFLIGLSYFHPKRIVSWRAKK is encoded by the coding sequence ATGTTTATTCGAACAGAAAGTTTTAAGCAATACTTGCGTATGTATCCGGTCGTTTCCACTTTGATTGCTCTTAATCTGTTGGTCTATGTACTAACGTGGTTACCTTCTCTTGGTCAATGGATCTATTTTTATGGTGTAGGATCTAACTTTTACATTGCAGAAGGTCAATGGTGGCGCTTTTTTACCCCAATGTTCCTGCATAGTGGAGTGATGCACCTGCTGTTTAATATGTTTTCCTTATTCCTTTTCGGACCTGAGTTAGAACGATTAACCGGCAAAATTCGTTTTATAACGATTTACTTACTAGCAGGCTTTTTCGCTTCTGCAGCTACTTATTTCTTACAACCACTCGATTATTCCCACGTCGGGGCAAGTGGTGCCATTTTCGGCGTTTTCGGCGCATTTGGTGCATTGGTGTATTACGGGGGACGCGCTTTACCCCAACTTAAACAAATTATACTCCCAATTATCGTTATTAGTATAGTTATGACTTTCTTAACACCAAACATTAACGTGACCGCACACATCGCCGGAATGATTACCGGGTTCTTAATCGGTCTTAGTTATTTCCACCCAAAACGCATCGTTAGCTGGCGAGCTAAAAAATAA
- a CDS encoding PP2C family protein-serine/threonine phosphatase: MIHEIENQYKEILNEYMKKQTEQNLYVGQNFSRQLILENISPEEVISMHKGAIQELYDELPDVVWHSFDFLIEMMINYGLALQERQSLLKQQEELKVEMDLAANVQETLLKTKLPLLEGLDIGLLSIPARKMNGDYIYFVSEHDGYAGVAVADVIGKGLPAALCMSMIKFGMDSLSSSQALPKDVLSIINRIVEKSVDDSMFVSMFYGNYDAKKARLTYGSAGHEPAILYRAKDNEFMELNAKGLLLGVSPAAVYEEHAVDLEKGDLVIMMTDGVTEGRNEEGFIEREVIYELIERKKEEAAQVIVQYVYDELERMQNAQFQDDFTLVIYKKV; the protein is encoded by the coding sequence GTGATTCACGAAATCGAGAATCAGTATAAAGAAATTTTAAATGAATACATGAAAAAACAAACCGAACAAAATTTGTATGTGGGTCAAAACTTCAGCCGACAACTCATCTTAGAAAATATTTCGCCCGAAGAAGTCATCAGTATGCACAAAGGGGCAATCCAAGAACTTTATGATGAGTTGCCGGATGTGGTATGGCATTCTTTCGACTTCTTAATCGAAATGATGATCAATTATGGATTGGCGCTTCAAGAGCGACAAAGTCTCTTAAAGCAACAGGAAGAGTTGAAAGTGGAAATGGATTTGGCAGCGAATGTACAGGAGACGTTGCTAAAAACAAAATTACCTTTACTCGAAGGCTTAGATATTGGCCTTCTTTCTATTCCTGCCCGAAAAATGAATGGCGACTATATCTATTTTGTTAGTGAACATGATGGTTATGCAGGGGTAGCGGTTGCAGATGTAATCGGTAAAGGCCTTCCTGCAGCTCTTTGCATGTCTATGATTAAATTTGGTATGGATAGTCTAAGTAGCTCGCAAGCGCTTCCGAAAGATGTGCTAAGTATCATTAACCGGATTGTTGAGAAAAGTGTGGATGATTCAATGTTCGTTTCCATGTTCTATGGAAATTATGACGCGAAGAAAGCACGTTTGACATATGGTTCAGCAGGACACGAACCGGCTATTTTATATCGTGCAAAAGACAACGAATTTATGGAATTGAATGCAAAAGGCTTGTTGCTTGGTGTATCACCAGCTGCTGTCTACGAAGAACACGCAGTCGATTTGGAAAAAGGCGACTTGGTCATTATGATGACAGATGGCGTAACAGAAGGCAGGAACGAGGAAGGCTTTATCGAGCGCGAAGTTATCTATGAATTAATCGAACGGAAAAAAGAAGAAGCTGCGCAAGTGATTGTACAGTATGTTTACGATGAGCTTGAACGAATGCAAAATGCACAGTTTCAAGATGACTTTACATTAGT